From one Methylomonas paludis genomic stretch:
- a CDS encoding ABC transporter substrate-binding protein — protein sequence MNFTQFAGLSALLGLLCLAAPGMAATKTVTKPATKPVTTPAATPVAKQVVQMVYFTQEQAPPVALSNLDAFIADLGVAGAELAISDNNTTGQFTGQQYELKKVVVPLNSDVLQVFNQQVGAEPGLILVNLPAEQLLKLADAPASAQKLLFDTATSDDALRNEQCRHQVLHLLPSRAMRADALAQYMLKKRWQKWFLVIGQTPADQLYAQAVKRAAKRFGMKLVAEKTWTNDFGSHRSDQADVPEFTQGVDYDVLVVADEQGQFGEYLDYRTWIPRPVIGTQGLIATAWHPTHEQWGAVQLQNRFKALTGRWMSEVEYGSYLAVRAIGEASVRTKSNQVDVLKNYLFSPAFALQGYKGVPMSFRSWDGQLRQPVLLAAAREMVAIAPLDGFLHPKTELDTLGYDQGESGCR from the coding sequence ATGAATTTCACCCAATTTGCCGGCCTGTCAGCCCTGCTGGGCCTGTTATGCCTAGCCGCCCCAGGCATGGCCGCCACCAAAACCGTGACTAAGCCTGCAACCAAACCGGTAACTACGCCCGCGGCCACACCAGTAGCAAAACAAGTAGTCCAAATGGTGTACTTCACCCAGGAACAAGCCCCGCCGGTAGCGCTGTCCAATCTGGATGCATTTATTGCCGATCTGGGTGTGGCAGGTGCAGAACTGGCTATCTCTGACAACAATACCACCGGCCAGTTTACCGGTCAGCAATATGAATTAAAAAAAGTGGTGGTGCCGTTAAACAGTGACGTGCTGCAGGTGTTTAATCAGCAGGTCGGCGCAGAACCCGGCCTGATACTGGTGAATCTGCCCGCCGAGCAATTGCTGAAACTGGCCGATGCCCCGGCCAGCGCCCAAAAACTGCTGTTTGACACCGCCACCAGCGACGATGCATTACGCAATGAGCAATGCCGGCATCAAGTACTGCATTTATTGCCCAGCCGCGCCATGCGCGCCGATGCGCTAGCCCAGTACATGCTCAAAAAACGCTGGCAGAAATGGTTTCTGGTGATAGGCCAAACCCCTGCCGATCAGTTATACGCCCAGGCCGTGAAACGCGCCGCCAAACGCTTTGGCATGAAACTGGTAGCGGAAAAAACCTGGACTAATGACTTTGGCTCACATCGCAGCGATCAGGCCGATGTGCCGGAATTTACCCAAGGCGTGGATTACGATGTATTGGTGGTAGCTGACGAACAAGGTCAGTTCGGCGAATATCTGGATTACCGCACCTGGATACCGCGTCCGGTGATCGGCACCCAGGGTCTGATTGCCACCGCTTGGCACCCTACCCATGAACAATGGGGCGCAGTGCAGTTGCAAAACCGCTTCAAGGCTTTGACCGGACGCTGGATGAGCGAAGTGGAATACGGATCCTATCTGGCGGTACGCGCTATCGGCGAGGCCAGTGTGCGCACCAAGTCCAATCAGGTGGACGTGCTGAAAAACTATCTGTTTTCTCCTGCGTTTGCCTTGCAGGGTTATAAAGGGGTACCCATGTCGTTCCGTAGCTGGGATGGGCAATTGCGCCAACCCGTGCTGCTGGCTGCGGCGCGGGAAATGGTGGCCATAGCGCCGCTGGATGGCTTTTTGCACCCCAAAACAGAGCTGGATACCTTGGGGTATGATCAGGGGGAGAGTGGGTGTCGATGA